GGCGCCGGTGCCGGAATCGTCGGCGGCATGGTCGCCGGCGAGATCATCGAAGAGATCTTCGAAGACGACGAAGAGGAGTTCTGATCCTTCGCGCAGCGGGCGCTGGCATGGGCGCCCGCTGCGCGACAAGCCCGTCGTTGACCACGACGACGCTTGAGAGTGCTCACTAGTTGTGATCAACACATCCGAGCGCCTTTCTGCTGCGGGAGTTCCCTGTTGAGCGCCGAGTGCTGAACGGGGGGCTCACCGTCGGCGAGCCCCCGAGCGTTCAGCGAGCCGTGCTCATCGAACGATGTGCAGGTTGTGACCGATCAGGCCGTGGTCCAGGAAGCAAAGCCAGTCCTGGCCGTGGTGGTAGTGGCCGCGAACGGACGGGGTAGCTGGCCCACATCGTCAGCCCGGGGGTTGCGAGACCCGCATGCTGATCTCGTATCCGCTTCAACCCGCGGGGGAAGTCGGTCAATCCGCTTCTTCGTGTGTCGTCGACAGAAAATTTCCTTGCGCCAAAAGGCAAATCGGTCAAGGATCACGAATGGCCTGAACGTCGCCAGCGGATTGCGCCTGGGCCGCGGGATTCGACGGCGTCCCGGCATGGCGGAGCTCCCTCTGCGCCGCGCTTCACGGGAATGGTGTTGACCTGTGCGGAAACTGCGTTCGGTCGGCAGCTTCGGCCGATGTGCGGGGTGGTTTCGCGGGACGGGTGATCAGAGGACGTCGTGTCCCGGGCGGTCCTCGGCGGGGATGGTGCCGAAGCGCCCGGCCTGGAAGTCCTCGAACGCCTGCCGGACCTCGTCCCTGGTGTTCATGACGAAAGGCCCGTAAGCGGCGATGGGTTCGCGGATGGGGCGGCCGCCCAGGAGGAGAACCTCCAGCTCGGGGCTCCGGCTCTCCTGGATGCGGTCGGCGCCCAGGCTCACGACGTCGCCGGGCCCGAAGACCGCCAGCTGTCCCGAGGAGACGGGGCGACCGTCGATGCCGACGGTGCCGGAACCGGCCAGGACGTAGACCAGCGCGTTGAAGTCCGGCCGCCACGGGACCCGGAGCTGGGCGCCGGGGGAGAGCGTCGCGTGCGAGACCGTGATCGGGGTGTGGGTGGTGCCGGGGCCCGCGTGCCCGGCGATCTCGCCGGCGATCAGCCGCAGGTACGCGCCTCCGTCCGGGGAGCGCAACAAGGCGACCTCGCCGCCGCGGATGTCCTGGTAGCGGGGTGTGGCCATCTTCAGCTGGGACGGCAGGTTCACCCACAGCTGGATGCCGTGGAACAGGCCGCCCTTCATCACGATCTCCTCGGGCGGCTCCTCGATGTGCAGCAGTCCGGCTCCCGCGGTCATCCACTGGGTGTCGCCATTGGTGATCAGGCCGCCTCCGCCGTGGGAGTCCTGGTGGCGGAACACCCCGTCGAGCATGTAGGTGACGGTCTCGAAGCCGCGGTGCGGGTGCCACGGCGTGCCCTTGGGCTCGCCCGGTGCGTACTCGACCTCGCCCATCTGGTCCATGTGGATGAACGGGTCCAGCTCGGCGAGGTCCACCCCGGCGAACGCGCGGCGAACCGGGAACCCCTCGCCCTCGTAGCCGCTGGGCGCCGTGGTCACCGAGACCACGTCGCGCTCGCGGGCTTGCGGCAGAACCTCTCCGATCGAGGGCAGGGTCAGCGCGTCGCCCACAGTGATCGCTGGCATCGGGATACCTCCTGAATACATGCACACGCATCGATTGCCGCGGCAGGCGCCGGACGCCACGAGCCTACGCCGCCTAACTCTCGCTAGCAAGAGGTTTCCTGGCGAGATAAATTGGCGGACGTGATCGATCATCCGCTCAAGTGTCGCGTGCCGGGGCTGAGGTCAGGGGTGGGTGTCGCACAGAAGGCCGAGCATTCCGGGGTGGGGCGCACTGCCTGAGTGTGTCCTGGCTTTCAAGTGGCCGTTCAGTCGCAGCTGTCCGCGGGCCATACTGTCGTTTGACTTCGTAATATCAGTTCAGACTGAAATAAATCTTAGAAGTGGCAGAAAGTCGCCTGCCTCAACCATTTTCGGAGGCGGATGGCGCGTCGTTGGAGAGCTCATCGGGCAGGTTGTTCGCGTTCGCGATCTCGTGAGAGATGCAGTTGCATCAACGGGGCCAGGTGTGGTGGTTGTCGTCGAGCCGGTACGGGTGGGTGTGTCGCCAGGCTCCTGTGGCCGCGACCGGTTGGGCGTCCTGGAGGTGGCTGTGCCCAGGGGCCAGGTCGTGGTGGTCGTGTTCCTGCTCATCGAGATGATCTGCGGGCCAGAAGTGCGAGACGGCGAAGGTGGCCGCTGCGGCCAGCATCGCCAGTGCCGCTGGGGTCCAGGCGTTTCCCCACGTGGTCGCGAGCCATCCGGCCAGCGGGTAGGTGATGAGCCAGCAGCCGTGGGACAGGGCGTAGTCCGCGGCGAACAGTGCTGGGCGGCGACTGCTGTCGACGCTGCGTCGCAGTAGTCGCCCGGCGGGGGTGAGTACGAGTGATCCAGCCGCGCCGAGCAGGGCCCACGCTGCCAGGAGTCCTGACCAGCGCCACGGCCCTTCGGCGTGAAGGGCAACGGCCACGGCGGCCAGGGTGCCTGCGCCCAGCACGCTGCCGGTGAGCATGAGCGGTCGCTCTGGCCATCGACGCAGCGCTCGGGGCAGCGACAGCGCTACCAGCAAGGAGCCGATGCCGTACACGGCGAGGGCGGCGGTCACGTCGGCGTCGCTGCCGGCGAGGTCATCGCGCACAACGGTGACGGTGTTGACCAGCACCATCGCCCCGGCCGCCGCGACGGACAAGTGCAGGGCGAGCAAGCCCCGCAACCGCGGCACTGCGACGTAGCTGCGCACGCCGAGGGTGGTGCGGGAGAACACGCCGCCCGTCTTTCGCGCAGGGACGGGTTGGGGCAGCACCGCGGCGAGGATCATCAGTGCGGAGGCGGTGAATCCGATCGCAGTGCCCAGGAACAGCTCGTTGACGCTGACCAGGGCCAATGCTGCGGCGGCGAGTGCGGGGCTGACGAGCCGTTCCATGTCATAGGCCAGGCGGGACAACGACAGCGCGTTGGTGTAGTCGTCTTCGTCGTCGAGCAGGTCGGGGATGGTGGCTTGGAAGAGCGGGGTGAACGCGGCGGATGCGGCTTGCAGGACGAACACGAGCAGGTAGATCTGCCAGATCTGGTCGACCCACGGGAGCAGGAGCGCCGCGAGCGCTCGGATCACGTCCAAGGAGACGAGGATGACTCGACGCGGCAGGTGTCCCAGCAACGCGGTGGCCACCGGGGCCACGAGCACGTTCGCGGTCATCTTGATCGCCAAGGCCGTTCCCAGTACCAGGCCCGCCTGCGGGCCGGTGATCCTGTAGGCCAGCAAGGCCAGGGCGACGGTGGCCAGGCCCGTACCGAGCAGGGCGATGACCTGCGCCGTGAACAGGCGGCGGTAGGTCGGGTGGCGCAGTACGCCCAGCATCGGCTGACCCCTCGCAGTGGTGGCGCGGTCGGGGTGCCAACATATGTGCTCATGTACGCACGCGACAACGATGCAACTGCCCAGTGCTGGCAGCAGCTGCCTCCTGGCGGGCACGTGACGGCCGCCGCGGATGCCTTCCGGATGCTGGCCGATCCCACGCGGCTGCGGATGTTGTGGCTGCTCTGCGGTGGCGAGTACGACGTCACCACCCTGGCCTCCGCGGTGGGCATCGCCCGCCCGGCGGTGTCCCAGCACCTCGCCAAACTTCGTCTCGCCGGTCTGGTCACCACCCACCGCGAAGGCCGCCGTGCCCTCTACCGGGCTCGCGGCGGCCACGTGCGCAGGCTGCTGGCTGAAGCCATCGATGCCGCCGATCACCACATCACCGGCACGCCCGACCACGACTAGCCGAGCCGGTTCACAACGGGTCCAGCACCATCAGGATCTCGTCGCGGTCGTCACCGGGGCCCAACCGCAGGGCACCCGGCCACCGGCCGATCTCCTTCCAGCCCAGCCGGCCGTAGAACTCCTCCAGTCCCATGCCCGCCCGGGCGGCGAGGTGCAGCTGCTCCAACTCCATCTCGTCCCTGGCGATCTGCCGCGCGTGGTTCATCAACGCCGCGCCGACTCCCCGGCCGCGGAAACGGGGATGGGACTGGACGTGGTGCAGCATTCGCTAGCTCTGCGACGGATCGCCGGACCACCTCGGGCGGGTCGCTAGGGCGCTGGTCTGAACGGGGTAGTCGGGCTGGCCTCGAGCGCGGGTTCTGGGGCGGCCGGATTGTCGCCGTGGGTGACAGCATCGCAACGAACGCGGCGCGAGCTGCCCGAATCACAGTCCGATCAGGGATGATCATCGTTGATGTCGTGGGCTGGGTGGGGGTGCGATGACTGAGCACGAGGACGTGGGGCTCGGCCTTCGGGCGACCGAACGAGCGCTGGCCGCGGCCGAGCGGGCCGGGCTCGGGGAGTGGGAACGCACGTTCCCCGTCAACCAGCGCGACGACCAGAAGGAGAAGAACCACGCCGTCATACTGTGGTTCGGCGGGCCCTGGGTGCTGATCGCTGTGGCGATCTTCGTGCCGATGCCGTGGTACATCCGGGTTTTGCTGATCGTCCTCGCGATGGGGTCGGTCGTTGGCATCGCGTTCGCCACGCGGAGAGCACGCCTGCGCGGTCGCTCGGGTGGGGCGCTGGTGCATCTGTTCGCGTCCGGCCTGGTCCTGGAGCGCACCCACGGTGAGCTCGTGGCGCTGCCTCACCCGGCGCCGATCGAGTTCGTGACCTGGGAGGAACCCGGCGAGGACACCAGTTTCACGTGGGTCCAGCTGTGGGTCACGCTCCCGGAAGGGCGGACCGTGGCCCTGGAAGGCGCGACCGACGCCGAACGGGAAACACTCCGCCTCATCGCGCAGCGGTGCGGCCTGCCACCGACGCCGCGCGAGGTTGCGCAGCCGGACCACCCTCCGGTCTGGTGATCGCTCAGCCATGGCGTGACCGACGGCGGGCAGCCGATCGCTGAGCCAGACGCTCCGGGGGTAGTTGCCCTTGGTCGCGGTAGGCGTCGAGTAGTGCGCCGTGTTGGCGGCTCGGTTCTCGATACGCTGGCGATATCCGTTCGCTCCTACGATGGGGCGCATGCGTGTGCTGGTTGTCGAGGATGAGCCCTACATGGCCGAGGCCATCCGCGATGGACTGCGCCTGGCTGCGATCGCAGCAGACATCGCCGGGGATGGCGACACCGCTCTGGAGATGCTGAGCGTCAACTCCTACGACATCGCCGTCCTCGACCGCGACATCCCCGGGCCCTCCGGTGACGAGGTCGCCGAACGCATCGTCGCTTCGGGCAGCGGCATGCCGATCCTGATGCTCACCGCTGCGGACCGGCTGGACGACAAGGCCTCCGGGTTCGGGCTCGGCGCCGATGACTACCTCACCAAGCCGTTCGAGCTGCAGGAACTCGTGCTCCGGCTCAGAGCCCTCGACCGCAGGCGCGCCCACAACAGGCCGCCGGTGCGGGAGCTCGCCGGCCTGCGGCTGGACCCGTTCCGCCGCGAGGTCTACCGGGACGGCCGGTACGTCGCGCTCACCCGGAAGCAGTTCGCGGTGCTCGAAGTCCTCGTGGCCGCCGAAGGCGGTGTCATCAGCGCCGAGGAACTCCTGGAACGGGCTTGGGACGAGAACGCCGACCCGTTCACCAACGCCGTGCGCATCACGGTGTCCGCGCTGCGCAAGCGGCTCGGCGAACCCTGGCTGATCGCCACGGTGCCCGGCGTCGGCTACCGCATCGACACGGAACCGGACGCCGGGCGCCAGGGCGGCGACCGTGGATAGGGCGCCTGGGCTGAGCGTTCGTCTCAAGCTCACCTTCAGCTATGCCGGGTTCCTCATGATCGCCGGCGTCGTGCTGCTCGGGGCGTTCGCGGTGTTCCTGGATGGATACCGGGAGAGAGCGCAGGACGCTGGTGAGATCGTGATCGCGCCTTCGGGCGCCGAGCTGCTGCGTGACTTCGCGCCGGCGGCCGTCGGCGCGATCGTGTTCCTCCTGGTGTTCGGTTTCGCCGGAGGGTGGATTCTCGCTGGGCGGATGCTGGCCCCGCTGACCCGCATCACCGATGCCACGCGCACGGCTGCGCGGGGGTCGCTCTCTCACCGGATCGAGCTGGAGGGGAGCCAGGACGAGTTCCGCGAGCTCGCCGACGCCTTCGACGGCATGCTCGGGCGGCTCGAAGCGCACGTCGCCGAACAGCAGCGCTTCGCGGCCAACGTTTCCCACGAGCTGCGGACTCCGCTTGCGATCACGCAGACCCTGCTCGACGTCGCTCGCAAGGATCCGAACCGGGAAAGCAGCGAGCTTGATGAACGCCTCCGCGTCGTCAACGCCCGGGCGATCGACCTCACCGAGGCACTGCTCCTGCTCAACCGCACTGACCAGCGCTCCTTCGCCCGAGAGGACGTCGATCTGTCCCTCATCGTGGAAGAAGCCACGGAAGCACTCCTCCCGCTCGCCGAGAAGCACGGCGTCGTCATCGAAACCTCCGGGGACATCACCCCGACCACCGGGTCCTATGCGCTCCTGCTGCAGCTGACCACGAATCTCCTGCACAACGCGATCGTCCACAACCTGCCCGAATGCGGCACCGTCCAGGTCAGCACCGCTGTCGGTCCCGAGGACGCGGTGCTCGCGGTCGAGAACACCGGCAACAAGCTCAGCCCGCACGTGGTCTCCACCCTCACCGAGCCGTTCCAGCGCGGCACCCAACGCATCCGCAGCGACCACGCCGGTGTCGGCCTCGGTCTGGCGATCGCCAAGAGCATCACCCAAGCGCACGGCGGGACGCTCTCGCTCAGCCCGCGCGCCGGCGGCGGGCTCTGCGTCACGGTACGACTGCCCGCGACAGCCCGGCAGGTCTCGTAGGAAGCTGTCACGATGCCGCTCTGATCAAGATTCCGCGGTCTGCGTGGAACCGCTCGAACACGTCCACCGGTAGCGATGCGGAGTCGGAGTTGTGGGAGTAGCCCGACGGGTTGTGGAACCGCACCACCCCGTCCTCGACCGCGTAGACCAGCACGAGGTGGCCGCCTCGTTGCGGCGCGCGGGTGTCGGGGTCGCGAATCTCAGGAGATACCGAGGCGATCAGCACCTGACCGGGCCGGATCTCTCGGTGGGACACGTGAACTGGCGTGCGCTCGACCAGCTCGCAGTGGAATCCGAACTGCGAGCTGATCCAGGCCATGAACGGCCGGTAGATGAGTCCTCGGACCTTGCCGGAGGGTTCCACGACGTAGCAGTCCCGGTCGAGAGCCAGCGCGAGGAGTTCGCCCATCGTCAGCCGGACGTCGGTCCAGCCGTGGAGCAGCGACTGCAGGCACGCCAGACCGCAGACCTTGCGGGACCAGAACAGGTACTCCTCGCTCGAGCGGTACCCGTCGGATGCCCAGTCGTGCAGCCGCGGGGGATCGGTGCGCGGCAAGAAGACTTCCAGCCCCGACAGGTCGGTGCGCCGCACGACGACCTCGTCGTTGCGTTCCAGGCACCCCCACTGCGAGATGCAGCGGAGACGCCGGTCAGATGATGGGAAAGTCGAAGTAGACATCGGGATGGGGCTCGTTCCTGAGCGAGTAGTGCCACCATTCGCGGTCGTACCGATCGAATCCGCAGTCCTCCATGATGGAGCGGAGGTGTTCGCGGTTCCGGGCCTCGATCGGCGTGATTCCGGGGGCTCGATGATGTGAGATCGGGTCCATGAGGTCGTGGTCGCCGCCCATGGGAGCCAGCTCGCCGGTGGCGAGGTGGTAGAGCGTCAGGTCGACCGCGCTGCCCCTGCTGTGGCCCGACTTCGCGGCCACGTAGCCGTGCTCGACCATCTCGGACCGGTCGATGTTCGGGTAGTGCCGCAGTTTGGTCCGGCCGTCTTCTGGCTGTTCGGACCAGCGGAGGAAGCAGTCGACGGCGCGTTGGGGGCGATACCCGTCCCAGAGGAGAAGACCGAAGCCGAGGGAGGCTGCCTTCTCGCGTGCCTGCTCCAAGGCCGCGCACAGGGAGCGGGTGCCGACGACGCGATTCGCCAGATAGCCGTCCACCGGTTTGCCGGTGAAGTTGTCCCAGGTGGCGTACTTGGCGTCCCAGCGGATGCCCGGCACCCGGTCGTCGACGTAGCCGAAGTCGTCGTTCATCGCTTCTTCCCGTGCAAGGCCGTCGAGATGAGCCGGTCGATCAGATCGGACAGCGGCACCCCGGCGGCGGCCATCATCCGCGGGTAGCGGCTGTAGGACGTCATGCCGGGCATGGTGTTGACCTCGTTGAGGACCACCCGCCTGTCGTCGGTGAGGAACATGTCGACGCGGGCGAGTCCCTCGCAGCCCAGGGCGCGGTAGATGGTCTTGGCGGTCTCCTGGACGAGCTGGCGCGATTCCTCGGAGATGTCGGCGGGAACGATGAAGGTCGAGTTCTCCGATCCGGTCTCGGGGGAGTCCTCCTGGTGGATCCGGAAGAATCCGTGCGAGAGGTCGACCCGGTCCACCTCGCCCGTGACCAGGCCGGACAGTTCCCCGAGGACCGCGCAACCGATCTCGCCGCCGGACACGCCCTCCTCGATCAGGACCTTCGAGTCGTACTTCCGCGCCGCGCTCAGCGCGCTCGGCAATTCCTCGGCCCGGGTGACCTTGCTGACGCCGAACGAGGAGCCCGAACGGGCGGGCTTCACGAAGACGGGATACCGGAGGCGGTCCGGGTCGACCTCTTCGCTCTCCGCGACGACCGAGAAGACCGGGGTGGCGATTCCCGCGCTCTTGGCGACGGTGTAGGCCAGGGACTTGTCCATGCACACGGCAGAGGCCTGAACGTCGCAGCCGACGTAGGGGATGCCGGAGAGCTCCAACAAGCCCTGGATCGCGCCGTCCTCCCCGAGCCTGCCGTGAAGCACCGGGAAGACGACGTCGAGGTGCACCGCCTCGTAGCCTTCCTGCCCCATGACCAGCAGGCCGTGCACGCTTCGGTCAGGTGACAGCGTGACCGGGCGAGTGGCGGCGTTCTCCCAATCCGCGTCGGGGCCGTCGCAGAGCCTCCAGTCGCCGCCGGTCGTGATGCCGATCCAGAACGGCTCGTACTTCTCGGTGTCGAGGTTCCTCGCCACCTCTCGCGCCGACTTGACCGAGACGGGATGCTCCTCGCAAGCGCCTCCGAAGATGACTCCGACCTTCAACCTGCTCATGCTGTTCTCCCGTTCTCGAAGTTCAGGCAGTTGATGAGACTGTTCTCGACGATGTCCCTCAGGGCGTGCTCCGTGTAATAGGCGGAGTGCGGACTGATCAGCACGTTCGGCAGGCGCTGCAGCCGCACCAGGGCCTCGTTCTCGAGCTGCCCGTTCCGGCAGTCGGCGTAGAAGATCCCTTCCTCGCCTTCGAGCACGTCCAGCGCGGCACCGCCCAACCTGCCGCTCTCCAACGCCGACAGCAGGGCCTCGGTATCGAGCAGCGGTCCGCGACCCGTGTTGACGATGTACGCGCCGGACTTCATCCGCTCGATGCGGTGGCGATCGAGGAGGTGGCGCGTGTCCGCGGTGAGCGGGGTGTGGAGCGTGATGATGTCGCTCTGCTCGATCAATTCGTCCAGAGGTACGTAGTCGGCCCCGGCGTGAGACGGCTTGTCGTGGGCCAGCACGCGGCCCCCGAAGCCTCGCAGCCGGTCGATCACCGCTGTGCCGATGCGCCCCGTCCCGACCACGCCCACGGTCAGGTCTCGCAGTTCCTTGCCGCGGGCCTCGCTCAGCCGGTAGTCATGGGAATCGGTGCGCCGGATGGTGGATTTCGCGTGGCGGACGGCCATCAGCATCAACATCAACGTGTAGTCGGCCACGCTGTCCGGAGAGTAAGCGACGTTGCCCACCGAGATGCCGACGCGCTCGGCGTGCTCCAGGTCGATGTGGTCGTAGCCGATGCTTCTGGTGGAGATGTACTCCACACCGGCCTCGCTGAGCGCCTGAAGCGTGGAGTCGGTGATCTGTGCCTTGTGGTTCACGCTGATGCACCGGCTGCCGCGCGCCAGTTCGGCATTGGCTTCGCAGACGGCCGACTCGACGATCGTGGTTGAGGCACCGAGGCGGGCACCCATCTCGCGGAACACGGCGGCTTCGTCCCGGCTGCACCCGAAGACCATGAGCGCCGTCGGGATGGCGGAGGGGGACGACCCGGCCATCGCTCGGGCGCGACGGTCCGCGATCGCTCCGCTGTGGATCGAACCCAGTTCGCTGCAGGCCATGCCCCAAGTCAAAACAGCGCGGTGTTGCCAGCACGTATGCGCTTTTCGATATGCGGACGATATGCCGCTCAGGCTGCCGATGAGCGCAGCGACGATCTTGTCCGCTGATCAGAGGCGTCAGCGGTCAGGAATTGAGACATCCATCCTGTTGCACGACATGACGTTTCATGGCCTGCGGGTGGAGTTGGCCCGCGTTCCGGTGCTGTGACCTGCGGAGGGCCACCTTCGGTGGTGGTATAGGTGCCCCATTTCGTCGTTGAAGATGGAATCCCGTTGCGCGAAAGGGAATTTCGTGTCCGCTGTGGCAGGTCGATAGCTTCGGATTCATGGAGTGGAGCTTTCAGGCGGCCGAAGAGCTGGTGGCCGCGTTGCGCGCCGGTGCGGTGACATCGGTGGAACTGACCGACGAGGCGATCGCCCGCATCGTGCGCGACGACGAGGCGATCAACGCGATCTGCGTGCCGGACTTCGACCGCGCGCGGGCCGCCGCGCACCGTGCCGACCAGGCACGCGCGCGCGGTGAGGACCAGCCGCTGCTCGGCATTCCGGTGACGGTCAAGGAGTCGTACAACATCGCCGGGCTGCCCACGAGCTGGGGCATGCCGCAACACCGGGACTACATGCCTGCCGAGGACGCGGTGCAGGTGTCGCGGCTCAAGGCCGCGGGCGCGGTGGTGCTCGGCAAGACCAATGTGCCGTTGGGGCTGCAGGACATCCAGAGCTTCAACGACATCTACGGCACCACCAACAATCCGTGGGATCACGGTCGCACGTCGGGCGGCTCCTCCGGCGGATCGGCGGCGGCCCTGGCATCCGGGTTCGGCGCGCTGTCCATCGGCTCCGACCTCGCCGGTTCGCTGCGGACCCCCGCGCACTTCTGCGGCGTCTACGCGCACAAGCCGACGCTCGGACTGGCGGCGACCCGCGGCATGGTCGCGCCGCCGGCACCGGCATTGCCGGTCGAGCTCGACCTCGCCGTCGTCGGCCCGATGGCGCGTACCGCCCGTGACCTCACGCTCCTGCTCGACGTCATGGCCGGGCTGGATCCGCTGACGCTCGGCAAAGCGCACCACTTGACGCTGCCGCCCGCGCGCCATGAGCGGCTCTGCGACTTCCGGGTCCTGGTCCTCGACGAGCATCCGCTCCTCCCGACCGGGTCCGCTGTGCGGGCGGGCGTGAACCGGGTGGCCGCCGCGCTCGTCGACGGCGGCGCCCGCGTCGAACGGCGCAGTCCGCTGCTGCCCGATCTGACCGAAGCCGCGACGCTCTACATGCAGTTGCTGATTTCGGGCTCCGTCGCGCGTTTTCCCGTCGAATCGCACGAGCAGCTGCGGACCCGCGCCGCCGCACTGAGCGCCGGCGACCAGAGCCTCGACGCCGTGCGGCTGCGCGCCATGGTGTTCAGCCACCACGACTGGATCGAGGCGAACAACCGCCGCGAACTCCACCGCCACTGCTGGCGGCAGCTGTTCGCCGAGTTCGACGCCGTGGTGTGCCCGATCACGCCGACGCCCGCGTTCCCGCACGACCACAGCCCGAATCCGATGGAACGGCACGTCGACATCGACGGCGTCGAGCACCCCTACTTCGACCAGCTCGTCTGGGCCGGTTTGGCCACCATGCCCGGCCTGCCCGCCACCGCCGTACCCGCGGGCCGGTCCCCCGAGGGCCTGCCGGTCGGAGTGCAGCTCATCGGTCCGATGTTCGAGGACCGCACCCCGCTGCGGCTGGCCGAACTGCTCGAGCGGACGACCGGCGGCTTCCAGGCGCCGAAGTAGGGCGCACTGGCCAGACGGCGAGCAGCGTGATCCCCGCCGAACTCCGCTACCGATGGCCGACTTCTGTTCAGGGGAGCCGCGAATCCCTCGACAGGCAGCGCGAGCCGACGCGTGTCTTGCCCGACTCGGCAACCTCGTGCGCGCCTCGCGCGTTTCGACTACGGCTGGCGGGCATCAACTGCAGAGGGGTTGGGGCGCGGTGGACGGTGTGACGGGTCTCTTGTTGATCGTGTCGGGCTTGTTGCTGCTGTCCGGTGCTGTGCTCTTCGCCGTCTGGCTGTGGAACGAGTGGTCCCTCAGGCGGGCATTCGGAAAGCGCGTCTCCCGGGGCCGTTCCCGGAGCCGTTCGACGTCGTCCTCTGGCAGTGACGGAAGCCCTGGCGGCAGTGGCTGGGACGGCGGTGGAGGGGACTGGGGTGGTGGAGGCGGCGATGGCGGAGGTGGAGGCGGAGGCGACTGATCGCCTGTCGTCCCGTCCGGCCGAGCGACTGCGGGAGGCAAGCGGCGGAGATCCGCGACCGCCTCCTGGCGGGCCTCGACGACATCGGGACGACCCTCCAGCACGCCGAGGACATCACGGCCTACGAATCCCGCCGCCGACCAGCACTCCCGACCACCACCCGCCGGACCTGACACCAACTCCGCCGGTCGGGCCGTGGGAGCGAGCTCGATCCGGCAGGTGTCTGTGGCTCCGGGTTGACGGTGGCCGGTGATCCTCGCACCGGAGTGGGGAATGTCGGGGAAGTGTGCGGCGCCGCCGATGACGACGCGTCAGGCGTGCTGCTCTGGTCGGTGTCGAGGTGCTCAGTGCTGGCCGTCGCATCCAGCCGGACGGCAATGCTTTCAGGCCTGTCGTGCTTCCTGGCGGGGTCCGTCTTTCGGTCTTGTCAGGCCGTAGGCCCCACCGTACGATCCTGTCCGCCTGATGACACATTCGTACCACCAGGCGGTACGACGGGGTGACAAGGGAGTCCCTATGGGCGCGCCAAGCAGACAACGCTCTGCGTTCCAGCCGCGGGTGATCGCAGCGGGAGTTCTCGGCACGACGGTGGAGTGGTACGACTTCGCGTTGTACGCGACCGCGGCTTCGCTGGTGTTCAACAAGCTCTACTTCCCCGGCGGAGATCCGCTGGTGGGCACGATTGCCGCCTTCGGCACGTTCGCCATTGGCTTCCTCGGGCGCCCGCTCGGAGGTGCCTACTTCGGCGAGATGGGCGACCGCAAGGGGCGCAAGCACGTCCTGGTGATCACCCTGCTGCTGATGGGCGTCGCGACAACCGGGATCGGTCTGCTGCCGACTTACGAGACGATCGGTTTCGCCGCCCCGTTGCTGCTGACGTCGCTGCGCTTCGTGCAGGGCTTCGCTGCCGGCGGGGAGAAGACGGGCGCGTTGATCCTCATGTTCGAGAGCGCGCCGACTCGCTCGCGCGGACTCCTGGCCAGTTTGCCCGCCATCGGCACCGGGGCGGGCTCGTTGTTCTCCACGGGCGCGATGGCGCTCGCGTCGACCACCTTGTCGGAGCAGGCGTTCCTCGACTGGGGATGGCGAGTTCCGTTCCTGTTCAGCGCTGTTCTGACGTTGTTCGGGCTGTGGGTGCGCAGGTCGCTGGAGGAGCCGGAGGAGTTCCAGCGGGAGATGCGGCGTCAGGCCGCGGAGCGCAGTGCTCGTCCGGAGCCGCCGCGCCGCTCGTGGCGTGAGCGGTTCGCGCAGAGCCGATTCGTGGAGTCGTGGCGGAAGTACCCCAAGGAGATGGTCATCGTCATCTGCGCGGGCGCTGCCGAGAACTGCGGGTACTACGTGTTCGGCACGTTCTCCGTCGCCTACGCCGAAGATGCGGGTCTTGCGACGGGGCCGGTGTTGACCGGCGTCATGTTCGTCTCCGCGGTCAAGCTCGTCTCGG
This portion of the Saccharopolyspora antimicrobica genome encodes:
- a CDS encoding MFS transporter, which gives rise to MLGVLRHPTYRRLFTAQVIALLGTGLATVALALLAYRITGPQAGLVLGTALAIKMTANVLVAPVATALLGHLPRRVILVSLDVIRALAALLLPWVDQIWQIYLLVFVLQAASAAFTPLFQATIPDLLDDEDDYTNALSLSRLAYDMERLVSPALAAAALALVSVNELFLGTAIGFTASALMILAAVLPQPVPARKTGGVFSRTTLGVRSYVAVPRLRGLLALHLSVAAAGAMVLVNTVTVVRDDLAGSDADVTAALAVYGIGSLLVALSLPRALRRWPERPLMLTGSVLGAGTLAAVAVALHAEGPWRWSGLLAAWALLGAAGSLVLTPAGRLLRRSVDSSRRPALFAADYALSHGCWLITYPLAGWLATTWGNAWTPAALAMLAAAATFAVSHFWPADHLDEQEHDHHDLAPGHSHLQDAQPVAATGAWRHTHPYRLDDNHHTWPR
- a CDS encoding ArsR/SmtB family transcription factor, which translates into the protein MYARDNDATAQCWQQLPPGGHVTAAADAFRMLADPTRLRMLWLLCGGEYDVTTLASAVGIARPAVSQHLAKLRLAGLVTTHREGRRALYRARGGHVRRLLAEAIDAADHHITGTPDHD
- a CDS encoding sensor histidine kinase, which codes for MDRAPGLSVRLKLTFSYAGFLMIAGVVLLGAFAVFLDGYRERAQDAGEIVIAPSGAELLRDFAPAAVGAIVFLLVFGFAGGWILAGRMLAPLTRITDATRTAARGSLSHRIELEGSQDEFRELADAFDGMLGRLEAHVAEQQRFAANVSHELRTPLAITQTLLDVARKDPNRESSELDERLRVVNARAIDLTEALLLLNRTDQRSFAREDVDLSLIVEEATEALLPLAEKHGVVIETSGDITPTTGSYALLLQLTTNLLHNAIVHNLPECGTVQVSTAVGPEDAVLAVENTGNKLSPHVVSTLTEPFQRGTQRIRSDHAGVGLGLAIAKSITQAHGGTLSLSPRAGGGLCVTVRLPATARQVS
- a CDS encoding response regulator transcription factor, producing the protein MRVLVVEDEPYMAEAIRDGLRLAAIAADIAGDGDTALEMLSVNSYDIAVLDRDIPGPSGDEVAERIVASGSGMPILMLTAADRLDDKASGFGLGADDYLTKPFELQELVLRLRALDRRRAHNRPPVRELAGLRLDPFRREVYRDGRYVALTRKQFAVLEVLVAAEGGVISAEELLERAWDENADPFTNAVRITVSALRKRLGEPWLIATVPGVGYRIDTEPDAGRQGGDRG
- a CDS encoding pirin family protein; protein product: MPAITVGDALTLPSIGEVLPQARERDVVSVTTAPSGYEGEGFPVRRAFAGVDLAELDPFIHMDQMGEVEYAPGEPKGTPWHPHRGFETVTYMLDGVFRHQDSHGGGGLITNGDTQWMTAGAGLLHIEEPPEEIVMKGGLFHGIQLWVNLPSQLKMATPRYQDIRGGEVALLRSPDGGAYLRLIAGEIAGHAGPGTTHTPITVSHATLSPGAQLRVPWRPDFNALVYVLAGSGTVGIDGRPVSSGQLAVFGPGDVVSLGADRIQESRSPELEVLLLGGRPIREPIAAYGPFVMNTRDEVRQAFEDFQAGRFGTIPAEDRPGHDVL
- a CDS encoding GNAT family N-acetyltransferase; translated protein: MLHHVQSHPRFRGRGVGAALMNHARQIARDEMELEQLHLAARAGMGLEEFYGRLGWKEIGRWPGALRLGPGDDRDEILMVLDPL
- the vanX gene encoding D-Ala-D-Ala dipeptidase VanX; this encodes MNDDFGYVDDRVPGIRWDAKYATWDNFTGKPVDGYLANRVVGTRSLCAALEQAREKAASLGFGLLLWDGYRPQRAVDCFLRWSEQPEDGRTKLRHYPNIDRSEMVEHGYVAAKSGHSRGSAVDLTLYHLATGELAPMGGDHDLMDPISHHRAPGITPIEARNREHLRSIMEDCGFDRYDREWWHYSLRNEPHPDVYFDFPII